The proteins below come from a single Candidatus Cloacimonas sp. genomic window:
- the miaB gene encoding tRNA (N6-isopentenyl adenosine(37)-C2)-methylthiotransferase MiaB: MKFYIETYGCQMNVADSELIASILTKAGHQKVTQIGEAELLLFNTCSVRSHAEERVLGRIQSEGHRKKDNPQLKIGVVGCMAQRLGKELKQENQVVDFIIGVDQYKNLPEILQGNIAATCLTDLDQTEVYRGFLPSHQSKFCAYITIMRGCNNFCSYCIVPYLRGRERSRPWQEIIQDTRTAGKQGRKDITLLGQNVNSYQDAEMNFPRLLAQLNCLEDIYRLRFITSHPKDLSDELIEVIAKSAKVCEHIHLPVQSGSDQILQEMNRNYTVQHYLDLVTKLRNAIPHIAITTDIMTGFPKETNEDFQDTLSLMKEVEFDDAFCYKFSPRPGTLAADFKEQVPEPERLLCLQQMIELQRTITLKKNKALIGRTVEVYIEGYSKKSKDIVFGKTRDFKNAVLRGSEQDFGTLQKVEVKDATASTLKCF, encoded by the coding sequence ATGAAATTTTACATAGAGACCTACGGTTGTCAGATGAATGTGGCAGATAGTGAATTGATTGCCAGCATCTTAACTAAGGCAGGTCATCAGAAAGTTACTCAAATCGGAGAAGCAGAATTACTCCTATTTAATACTTGCAGCGTTCGCTCTCATGCCGAAGAAAGGGTTTTAGGCAGAATTCAAAGTGAGGGTCACCGAAAAAAAGATAATCCTCAGCTTAAAATTGGCGTAGTGGGCTGTATGGCACAACGCTTGGGGAAAGAATTGAAGCAGGAGAACCAGGTTGTAGATTTTATTATCGGAGTTGATCAGTATAAAAATCTTCCCGAAATCCTGCAAGGAAACATTGCTGCTACTTGTTTGACGGATTTAGATCAGACCGAGGTTTATAGAGGATTTTTGCCCTCACACCAGAGTAAGTTTTGTGCTTACATAACCATTATGCGGGGCTGTAATAATTTTTGTTCCTATTGCATAGTTCCATATCTGCGAGGACGGGAACGCAGCCGTCCCTGGCAGGAAATTATTCAAGATACAAGAACAGCAGGCAAGCAGGGAAGAAAAGACATTACTCTATTGGGGCAAAATGTTAATTCCTATCAAGATGCAGAGATGAATTTTCCTCGTCTGTTAGCACAACTTAACTGTCTGGAAGATATTTACCGCCTGAGATTTATCACTTCCCATCCGAAAGATTTATCCGATGAGCTGATAGAAGTTATCGCCAAATCCGCTAAAGTATGTGAGCATATACATTTACCCGTTCAAAGCGGAAGTGATCAAATCTTGCAGGAAATGAATCGTAATTACACTGTTCAGCACTACCTTGATTTAGTTACTAAATTGCGTAATGCAATACCACATATAGCAATAACTACAGATATTATGACCGGTTTTCCCAAAGAGACAAATGAGGATTTTCAGGATACTTTGTCACTAATGAAAGAAGTAGAATTTGACGACGCTTTTTGCTATAAATTCAGTCCACGACCCGGAACATTAGCAGCCGACTTTAAAGAGCAGGTTCCGGAACCGGAACGGCTGCTGTGTTTACAACAGATGATTGAACTGCAGCGAACTATTACTTTGAAAAAGAACAAAGCATTGATCGGTAGAACGGTTGAAGTTTACATTGAGGGCTATAGCAAAAAAAGCAAGGATATTGTTTTTGGAAAAACCCGTGATTTTAAGAATGCAGTTTTAAGGGGAAGCGAACAAGATTTTGGGACATTGCAAAAAGTGGAGGTTAAGGATGCCACGGCAAGCACGCTTAAGTGTTTTTAG
- a CDS encoding YicC family protein gives MKSMTGFGSALISRENMDVEIEIKSINGRFLDLRLSLPRELSFYETEIRKQIVKTISRGTVEIRINFSDHREPKLMLDKTKLLKYNELAIEAANLLAIEEVISIEFLLQEPGVIESKNRLSEDSALAAILNEALEISLKRINESMLVEGEQIKQDLSVSMQKIEQAVNTIAELCDPFKKELFATMHRHIEELIGTYKIENLEQRLIQELAIYVDKYDIGEELSRLKAHILTFVATLQEEGDIGKTLNFIIQEMQREANTLGSKFSTAQSFPLILTIKEEIEKCREIVQNVA, from the coding sequence ATGAAAAGTATGACCGGTTTTGGCAGTGCTTTAATCAGTAGAGAAAATATGGATGTGGAAATTGAGATTAAGTCAATTAACGGAAGATTTCTGGATTTACGCCTATCACTTCCCAGAGAACTAAGTTTTTACGAAACAGAAATTAGGAAGCAGATTGTAAAGACCATTTCCCGTGGAACAGTGGAAATTAGAATCAATTTTAGTGATCACCGGGAACCGAAATTAATGTTAGATAAAACGAAATTACTAAAATATAATGAATTAGCTATAGAAGCAGCCAATCTTTTAGCCATTGAAGAGGTTATTTCCATAGAATTTTTATTGCAGGAGCCGGGGGTTATAGAAAGCAAGAATCGCTTAAGCGAAGATAGCGCCTTGGCTGCTATTTTAAATGAGGCATTGGAGATTTCTTTAAAGAGGATAAATGAATCAATGCTGGTGGAAGGAGAACAGATAAAGCAGGATTTGAGCGTCTCAATGCAAAAAATAGAGCAAGCGGTAAATACCATTGCTGAGCTTTGTGATCCCTTTAAGAAGGAACTTTTTGCCACAATGCACAGGCATATTGAAGAGCTTATTGGAACCTATAAAATTGAAAATCTGGAACAGCGTTTGATCCAGGAGCTGGCTATTTATGTGGATAAATATGATATTGGAGAAGAATTAAGCAGGTTAAAAGCACATATTCTTACTTTTGTAGCCACCTTGCAGGAAGAGGGGGATATTGGCAAGACGCTGAATTTCATTATTCAAGAAATGCAACGCGAAGCAAACACCTTAGGTTCAAAGTTTTCTACCGCACAAAGTTTTCCGCTGATTTTAACCATTAAAGAAGAAATTGAAAAGTGCCGGGAGATTGTGCAAAATGTTGCCTGA
- a CDS encoding VacB/RNase II family 3'-5' exoribonuclease produces the protein MNYNELRKAILDYLKRNPHTGLSYNELVNTFQLHNTEKSLLSKILSGLQEEEVITKNRKKYQLLQTPEEQESSPTSNPKLLQGIFDATSLSKGLSFAFIRTPQRDYYVAEEDTYNAFHNDVVAFEPKYRKGHQDYAIIRKIVKRSSDKLAGELSVKSGSSVFICSNPKIFRWFIVNDNGGAKNGDKVVIQVVNWGNPFAGLLPVGKVIEVLGPSGDPQVELLTVIRQYNLPLEFPEDVLAEANQLPEKISPEDYRQRRDLRNLYTFTIDPITAKDFDDAIAIEKMANGWRLYVHIADVAHYLSVSGAIFQEAAKRGNSFYFPKMVIPMLPERISNLICSLRPEEEKLCLTVQTDFDSKGRILEQQIYESVICSKARLNYDEVDVLFAGKESDLTEELKQYLLEARALSRLLTKQRLDAGYIFFDLPDIEYEYDENGFLKHLNLAEETESHKLIENFMLIANEYVAKRLSQTAPATLYRIHEDPDFNKLERFIELLSYYGVKWVMYEDLNKSLQYLLNSFPNEAYHRVFDRIALRSMKKAKYSTEHIHHFGLGMEYYTHFTSPIRRLCDLVIHYLCKTWLCHSSSQQFSASQLKHYAEVASEQEIQADQSERDIERVYSRTLLQEHEGEIYSGMVISANSGGLIVQLDEIPVTGIIKEMNLGEGNFDFIEPEMRFVNRRTHQYYQLMDTLEVIISYVEDDIYLDPFPETLRHNAPKSKTLTSSKPSSRAKSPASPKNRQTKSSSSSKARSAKSTNSRGHK, from the coding sequence ATGAATTACAATGAATTAAGAAAGGCGATATTAGATTATTTGAAGCGTAATCCCCATACTGGATTGTCCTACAATGAATTAGTTAATACTTTTCAGCTGCATAACACGGAAAAGTCCTTACTTAGCAAAATTTTAAGCGGATTACAGGAAGAAGAAGTTATAACCAAAAACCGCAAGAAGTATCAATTACTTCAAACACCGGAAGAGCAAGAGTCCTCCCCCACTTCCAATCCCAAATTATTACAGGGAATTTTTGATGCCACCTCTCTTTCCAAGGGTTTGTCTTTTGCCTTTATCCGAACTCCCCAACGAGATTACTATGTGGCTGAAGAAGATACCTATAATGCCTTTCACAATGATGTAGTTGCTTTTGAGCCAAAATACCGAAAAGGTCATCAGGATTATGCTATTATCAGGAAAATTGTAAAAAGGAGCTCTGACAAGCTGGCTGGAGAGCTTTCTGTAAAGAGTGGAAGTAGCGTTTTTATTTGCAGCAATCCCAAAATATTCAGATGGTTCATTGTTAATGATAACGGGGGTGCCAAAAATGGAGATAAAGTTGTTATCCAGGTTGTTAACTGGGGAAATCCTTTTGCAGGACTATTGCCTGTAGGTAAAGTTATTGAAGTATTGGGTCCCTCAGGTGACCCGCAAGTTGAACTTCTTACAGTGATTCGGCAGTATAATCTGCCTTTGGAATTTCCGGAAGATGTATTAGCCGAGGCAAATCAGCTTCCAGAGAAAATAAGCCCGGAGGACTATCGTCAGCGGAGGGATTTGCGTAATCTTTATACTTTTACCATAGACCCGATTACTGCAAAGGATTTTGATGATGCTATTGCTATTGAAAAAATGGCTAATGGTTGGCGTCTATATGTGCATATTGCTGATGTAGCACATTATTTATCGGTATCGGGGGCAATTTTTCAGGAAGCCGCTAAAAGAGGAAACAGTTTTTATTTCCCGAAGATGGTCATTCCTATGCTCCCGGAACGCATTTCCAATCTTATTTGCAGTTTGCGTCCCGAGGAAGAAAAGCTGTGTTTAACCGTGCAAACGGATTTTGACAGCAAAGGCAGGATTCTGGAACAGCAAATTTATGAAAGCGTTATTTGCAGTAAAGCGCGGCTGAATTATGACGAAGTGGATGTTTTATTTGCCGGCAAAGAATCGGATTTAACTGAAGAGCTGAAGCAATATCTATTGGAGGCAAGAGCTCTCTCCCGGCTTTTAACAAAACAACGCTTAGATGCCGGTTACATCTTTTTTGATTTACCGGATATTGAATATGAATATGATGAGAACGGCTTTTTGAAACATTTAAATTTAGCAGAGGAAACGGAGAGTCATAAGTTAATTGAAAACTTTATGCTGATTGCCAACGAATATGTGGCAAAACGCCTTTCGCAAACTGCTCCAGCAACGCTATACCGCATTCATGAAGACCCCGATTTTAACAAGCTGGAACGGTTTATTGAACTTCTCTCCTATTATGGAGTTAAATGGGTAATGTATGAAGACCTGAATAAATCGCTTCAATATCTGTTAAATTCATTTCCTAATGAGGCATATCATCGTGTTTTTGATCGCATTGCCTTAAGGAGTATGAAAAAAGCCAAATACAGCACCGAACACATTCATCATTTCGGTTTAGGGATGGAATATTACACTCATTTTACCAGCCCCATCCGCCGTCTTTGCGATCTGGTTATTCATTATTTATGCAAAACCTGGTTATGCCACAGCAGTTCACAGCAATTTTCTGCTTCACAGCTTAAACATTATGCGGAAGTAGCTTCCGAACAGGAAATTCAGGCAGACCAATCGGAACGCGATATAGAAAGAGTTTACAGCCGCACTCTGTTGCAAGAGCACGAAGGAGAAATTTACTCCGGAATGGTTATCTCTGCAAATTCCGGAGGTTTAATTGTCCAATTGGATGAAATTCCGGTTACGGGAATTATTAAAGAAATGAATTTAGGAGAAGGTAACTTTGATTTCATAGAACCAGAAATGCGCTTTGTGAATCGTAGAACTCATCAGTATTATCAGTTGATGGATACTTTAGAGGTTATTATCAGCTATGTTGAAGATGATATATACTTGGATCCTTTCCCTGAAACCCTGCGTCATAATGCCCCCAAATCCAAAACATTAACCTCCTCAAAACCCTCTTCCAGAGCGAAATCCCCGGCGTCACCAAAAAACAGACAGACGAAATCCTCTTCATCATCCAAAGCCCGTTCTGCAAAATCAACGAACTCAAGAGGCCATAAATGA
- the murI gene encoding glutamate racemase, translating to MKKAIGIFDSGVGGLTVYKAIRNAFPEEDIIYFGDTARVPYGPKSPNTIIEYSLQNARFLLQQGIKILIIACNTSSAVALPALQKLTDIPIIGVIEPGAEQAAKTTKNNRIGVIGTEGTINSGAYPAAIKKFLPEVQIFSVACPLFVPLVEEGWLEHPAAELITKEYLVPLKEHNIDTLVLGCTHYPLLSKIIQQVMGQEVTLVDSAMAIADYLSIYLSSETDGQKGMDTFYVSDNEAKFACIAERILNSRCGNLTKVRLFESWFKE from the coding sequence ATGAAAAAAGCTATCGGTATTTTTGATTCCGGAGTTGGTGGTTTAACCGTTTATAAAGCCATCCGAAATGCCTTTCCGGAAGAGGATATTATATATTTTGGCGATACTGCCAGAGTGCCCTACGGTCCCAAATCACCCAATACAATCATTGAGTATTCTCTCCAAAATGCCCGGTTTTTATTGCAACAGGGAATCAAGATTCTTATTATTGCCTGCAATACATCCTCCGCAGTAGCTCTTCCCGCCTTGCAAAAATTAACTGACATCCCGATTATCGGAGTTATTGAACCGGGTGCGGAACAGGCAGCTAAAACAACGAAAAATAATCGCATTGGCGTTATCGGAACCGAAGGAACTATAAATAGCGGTGCTTATCCTGCAGCGATAAAAAAATTCCTTCCCGAAGTGCAAATTTTTTCGGTTGCCTGCCCTCTATTTGTTCCTTTGGTTGAAGAGGGCTGGTTGGAACATCCTGCTGCAGAACTAATTACCAAAGAATACCTGGTTCCTTTGAAAGAACATAATATAGATACCCTGGTTTTGGGGTGCACTCATTATCCCTTGCTTTCTAAAATCATTCAACAGGTTATGGGACAGGAAGTTACTTTGGTGGATAGTGCAATGGCAATTGCTGATTATCTGAGCATTTATTTAAGTAGTGAAACCGATGGACAGAAAGGGATGGATACTTTCTATGTAAGCGATAACGAAGCTAAATTTGCCTGCATAGCAGAACGCATTTTGAATTCCCGCTGCGGCAATTTAACCAAAGTCCGTCTCTTTGAAAGCTGGTTCAAGGAATAA
- a CDS encoding 3-keto-5-aminohexanoate cleavage protein has protein sequence MEPLILTAAITGAETSRKDQPNLPLTPLEQAEEAKACFEAGARVIHLHIREDDGRPSQRLDRFQEAISAIRKAVPEIIIQISTGGAVGESFDKRLAPLALKPEMATLNAGTLNFGDDIFINHPADIIRLAEAFKNYDVVPEIEVYESGMIDAVAKLIKKGVITHSPLHIQFVLGVPGGMNGKPKNLMYMIEHLKEEIPSATWAVAGIGKWHIPTSLIAMVTGGHIRCGFEDNIFYYKGVVAQSNAQLVARLARIAQEIGRPLATPEQARAIFALKR, from the coding sequence ATGGAACCCTTAATTTTAACTGCTGCTATCACCGGAGCTGAAACCTCCCGCAAAGATCAGCCCAATTTACCGTTAACTCCCCTGGAACAGGCAGAAGAAGCCAAGGCCTGTTTTGAGGCAGGAGCCCGAGTTATTCATTTGCATATCCGCGAAGATGACGGCAGACCTTCCCAACGACTGGATCGCTTTCAGGAAGCCATTTCTGCTATTCGGAAAGCAGTTCCCGAAATCATAATTCAAATCAGCACGGGTGGTGCTGTGGGCGAGTCCTTTGATAAACGGCTTGCTCCTTTAGCTTTAAAACCAGAAATGGCAACTCTTAACGCCGGCACTTTAAATTTTGGCGATGATATTTTCATCAATCATCCGGCAGATATAATTCGCCTGGCAGAGGCGTTTAAGAACTATGATGTCGTTCCTGAAATTGAGGTTTACGAATCGGGGATGATTGATGCTGTAGCAAAACTTATTAAAAAAGGGGTTATAACTCACAGTCCTTTGCACATTCAATTCGTTCTTGGTGTCCCCGGAGGAATGAATGGTAAGCCCAAAAACCTGATGTATATGATTGAACATTTGAAGGAAGAAATTCCCTCTGCAACCTGGGCTGTAGCTGGAATTGGCAAATGGCATATTCCAACATCGTTAATTGCGATGGTTACAGGAGGTCATATCCGCTGTGGTTTTGAAGATAACATCTTTTATTATAAGGGAGTAGTTGCTCAGTCCAATGCTCAGTTAGTAGCTCGCCTGGCAAGAATTGCCCAGGAAATTGGCCGTCCTCTTGCAACTCCGGAACAGGCGCGAGCGATTTTTGCTTTAAAAAGATAG